A region of Takifugu flavidus isolate HTHZ2018 chromosome 2, ASM371156v2, whole genome shotgun sequence DNA encodes the following proteins:
- the LOC130521603 gene encoding cytochrome b5, giving the protein MNEIVSDACTGAVETNVGENGGPVEGDVKYFTLEEIGAHNMSNDTWLVIHDKVYDITRFLEEHPGGEEVLLEQAGGDATESFEDVGHSTDAREMLQQYLIGEVHMDDRRKDPAKKEVQTDPKETSSWTTWLIPALVATIVGIMCRYYMFDHKSS; this is encoded by the exons ATGAACGAAATCGTGTCCGACGCCTGCACGGGGGCTGTCGAAACCAATGTTGGAGAAAATGGTGGACCAGTGGAAGGTGATGTGAAATATTTCACTTTAGAAGAAATAGGAGCGCATAATATGAGCAACGATACATGGCTCGTCATTCACGACAAGGTGTATGACATCACACGTTTTCTCGAAGAG CATCCAGGAGGCGAGGAGGTTTTGCTGGAGCAGGCAGGCGGAGACGCCACAGAGAGCTTCGAGGATGTGGGTCATTCCACAGATGCCAGGGAGATGCTCCAGCAGTACCTGATTGGGGAGGTCCACATG GATGACAGAAGAAAGGACCCTGCTAAG AAGGAAGTCCAAACAGATCCAAAAGAGACCAG ctcctggacaACGTGGTTGATACCCGCCCTCGTCGCCACCATTGTTGGCATCATGTGTCGCTACTACATGTTTGACCACAAGTCCTCTTGA